The Gemmatimonadota bacterium genome has a segment encoding these proteins:
- a CDS encoding CheR family methyltransferase: MDQAGFPIVGIGASAGGLEAFRSFFERMPADSGMAFVLILHLPADRKSLLPEILGRWTSMRVIEATNDTRVMPDCVYVPLPHSLVSFEAGSRQLQVVHIDDNKLFRPIDTFFDSLGAAMGDRAVGIVLSGTGSDGSLGLKAIKERGGLTFAQGSDGTAPQHAGMPAGAIATGAVDVIASVEEIPAHLLRLRGSRLSVLDSPFDSASQVEAARLAICDILRSQLGHDFSGYRDKTFLRRVQRRMQVVGVTTLEQYISRLLTDHEEVVSLFRDLLIRVTSFFRDKETFDVLEADAIPRLFAGKGADNTVRVWVPGCATGEEAYSIAILLREQMDRLVGAPRVQVFATDIDEAAIDAARLGRYPATLLEGLSPERRERFFKPSRGSFVVSKEIRDLCIFSTHNLLRDPPFSRMDLVSCRNLLIYLDTTLQASVIPVLHYALRPGGVLLLGGSESTSKHTDLFDPVDKARRIFRRRDGRSQPLQLSATDLGAAVSRGVTGDSASSFSRFTDSRMPDHHEPRSPLAGPGGAPLSDPNPPDRPGGEHRGTSGALSRFWRRLTPYRKSSKRLESDLYSTQEALQSLAEEHQTALEELRSSNEELHSVNEEMQSTNEELETSKEELQSLNEELHTVNGRLTEKVDELDAANSDLRNLFESTEIAMVFLDRDLVIRSFTPAIAALYNLLPGDHGRPLTDIVSQLEYDSLLPDVEQVLSTLQPLERRVTLNDHSRHYIMRILPYREPDRAVSGALVTFVDVTTIVQAEVALREAELRKDAFIATLSHELRNPLAPIRTAAAMLVTSNLGSEQLGKAQSIIARQVLHLTSLLDDLLDVSRIARSAVVLRKHPVALQTILNDAVETIQPTIDAKHQTLEVARLEERIALEVDPVRLTQVVSNLLNNAAKYTPSGGHITLSCRLDAEWLHLVVRDDGIGLAPEMLQKVFHMFARADVAIDRAEQGLGIGLALVKGLVELHGGKVIARSAGLGKGCEFEASLPRSLVVPYDRIPTTSSTATHPDVLPRVLIADDNEDGAEALQMLLALDGYEVHVANGGEQALALAAKVHPDVCVFDIGMPGMTGYELAKRVRREPWGSQLTLIAVTGWGQERDVRSAREAGFDHHLTKPVDPDRLRALFPPPLSRDEG, translated from the coding sequence ATGGACCAGGCCGGTTTCCCCATTGTCGGTATCGGCGCCTCAGCCGGCGGTCTCGAAGCGTTCCGAAGCTTCTTCGAGCGGATGCCTGCCGATAGCGGGATGGCCTTCGTCCTCATCCTGCACCTGCCGGCCGATCGCAAGAGTCTCCTCCCGGAGATTCTCGGGCGCTGGACCTCGATGCGGGTGATCGAGGCCACCAACGACACCCGGGTCATGCCCGATTGCGTCTACGTGCCCCTGCCGCACTCGCTGGTCAGCTTCGAAGCGGGAAGCCGCCAGCTCCAAGTGGTCCACATCGACGACAACAAGCTTTTCCGACCGATCGATACCTTCTTCGACTCGCTCGGCGCTGCGATGGGCGACCGCGCTGTCGGAATCGTCTTGTCGGGCACGGGGAGCGACGGCTCCCTCGGTCTCAAGGCCATCAAGGAGCGAGGCGGGCTCACCTTCGCGCAGGGGAGCGATGGCACCGCCCCGCAACACGCCGGGATGCCCGCCGGTGCCATTGCGACCGGTGCCGTCGACGTCATCGCCTCGGTCGAGGAGATCCCCGCGCACCTCCTGCGGCTGCGCGGGAGTCGACTCTCGGTCCTCGACTCACCCTTCGACTCGGCCAGTCAGGTCGAGGCCGCCCGACTCGCGATCTGCGACATCCTCCGGTCCCAGTTGGGACACGACTTCAGTGGTTATCGCGACAAGACCTTCCTGCGCCGGGTGCAGCGCCGGATGCAGGTGGTAGGCGTCACCACGCTCGAGCAATACATCTCGCGCCTGCTGACCGACCACGAAGAGGTTGTTTCCCTGTTCCGGGACCTGCTGATCCGGGTGACCTCGTTCTTCCGGGACAAGGAGACGTTCGATGTCCTTGAAGCGGACGCTATCCCGCGCCTCTTCGCCGGCAAGGGGGCGGACAATACGGTGCGCGTCTGGGTCCCAGGGTGCGCGACCGGTGAGGAGGCCTACTCGATCGCCATCCTGCTGCGCGAGCAGATGGATCGTCTCGTTGGTGCCCCGCGGGTACAGGTGTTCGCGACCGACATCGACGAAGCCGCGATCGACGCGGCGCGTCTTGGTCGCTACCCGGCAACGCTCCTCGAGGGACTCTCACCCGAACGCCGCGAGCGATTCTTCAAACCTTCGCGCGGGAGCTTCGTGGTCAGCAAGGAGATCCGTGATCTCTGCATCTTCTCGACACATAACCTGCTGCGTGATCCGCCGTTCTCCCGAATGGACCTGGTCTCGTGCCGGAATCTGTTGATCTACCTCGATACCACGCTGCAGGCGAGCGTGATCCCGGTGCTGCACTACGCCTTGCGCCCAGGCGGCGTCCTGCTGTTGGGCGGCTCCGAATCGACCAGCAAGCACACCGATCTCTTCGACCCGGTCGACAAAGCCCGGCGGATCTTCCGTCGCCGGGATGGCCGCAGTCAACCGTTGCAGCTCTCCGCTACCGACCTCGGGGCCGCCGTCTCACGAGGGGTGACCGGAGACTCTGCGAGCTCATTCTCCCGCTTCACGGATTCGCGCATGCCTGATCATCACGAGCCGCGTTCGCCACTCGCCGGTCCGGGAGGCGCGCCGCTCTCTGATCCGAATCCTCCGGACCGCCCCGGCGGCGAGCATCGCGGCACCAGCGGTGCGCTGTCCCGATTCTGGCGACGACTCACGCCCTACAGGAAGAGTTCAAAGCGGCTCGAGAGCGACCTCTACAGCACGCAGGAGGCCCTGCAGTCGCTGGCCGAGGAACACCAGACGGCCCTCGAGGAGCTGCGCAGCTCGAACGAGGAACTGCACTCGGTCAACGAGGAGATGCAGTCCACCAACGAGGAACTCGAGACCTCGAAGGAGGAGCTGCAGTCGCTCAACGAGGAGCTGCACACGGTCAACGGCCGCCTGACCGAGAAGGTGGACGAACTCGACGCTGCCAATAGTGATTTGCGCAACCTGTTCGAGAGCACCGAAATAGCGATGGTCTTCCTCGATCGCGATCTGGTGATCCGCAGCTTCACGCCAGCGATCGCCGCGCTCTACAATCTCCTGCCTGGCGATCACGGTCGCCCACTCACGGACATCGTGAGCCAGCTCGAGTATGACAGCCTGCTCCCCGATGTCGAACAGGTCCTGAGTACGCTGCAACCACTCGAGCGACGCGTTACCCTGAATGACCATTCGCGCCATTACATCATGCGGATCCTGCCGTACCGGGAGCCCGATCGTGCCGTAAGCGGAGCGCTCGTGACGTTTGTCGACGTCACGACGATCGTGCAGGCGGAGGTGGCGCTGCGCGAGGCTGAACTCCGCAAGGATGCCTTCATCGCGACGCTTTCGCACGAGCTCAGGAATCCCCTGGCACCGATCCGCACGGCCGCCGCGATGCTGGTGACCTCGAATCTCGGATCGGAGCAGCTTGGCAAGGCGCAGTCGATCATCGCCCGGCAAGTCCTCCACCTGACTTCCCTGCTCGATGACCTGCTCGACGTCTCGCGAATCGCCCGCTCCGCGGTCGTGCTCCGGAAGCATCCGGTGGCGCTCCAGACCATCCTGAACGACGCCGTCGAGACGATCCAGCCGACGATCGACGCCAAGCACCAGACGCTTGAAGTTGCCCGACTCGAAGAACGCATCGCCCTCGAGGTTGATCCGGTCCGGCTGACACAGGTCGTCAGCAACCTGCTCAACAACGCGGCGAAGTACACGCCGTCGGGCGGCCATATCACGCTGAGCTGTCGGCTCGATGCGGAGTGGCTGCACCTCGTCGTCCGCGACGACGGGATCGGCCTCGCCCCCGAGATGCTGCAGAAGGTCTTCCACATGTTTGCCCGCGCCGACGTCGCGATCGATCGGGCCGAACAGGGCCTCGGTATCGGACTCGCACTGGTGAAGGGACTTGTCGAACTGCACGGCGGGAAGGTCATTGCGCGGAGTGCTGGGCTGGGCAAGGGGTGCGAGTTTGAGGCGTCGCTACCGCGGTCACTCGTGGTACCCTACGACCGGATTCCGACAACCTCATCGACTGCCACCCACCCAGACGTTCTGCCCCGCGTGCTGATCGCCGACGATAACGAAGACGGCGCCGAGGCATTGCAAATGCTGCTGGCACTCGACGGCTACGAGGTCCATGTGGCGAATGGAGGCGAGCAGGCGCTTGCGCTCGCGGCGAAGGTTCACCCCGACGTCTGTGTCTTCGATATCGGCATGCCGGGGATGACCGGCTACGAACTCGCCAAGCGAGTCCGGCGCGAACCCTGGGGAAGCCAGCTCACCCTCATCGCCGTGACCGGCTGGGGCCAGGAGCGGGATGTGCGCAGCGCCCGCGAGGCCGGCTTCGACCACCACCTGACCAAGCCAGTCGACCCCGATCGCCTTCGCGCGCTCTTCCCGCCGCCACTGAGCCGCGACGAAGGCTAG
- a CDS encoding PAS domain S-box protein: protein MALRKSLAAYGVALAAVVTAVGVRLSLTPILGETVPFTLTLIAITFAAWYGGTGPGLFALVVGGLGVDYLLLVPTYTFAIRTEAQAIGLGAFVLLGLAAIWLVHTQRRARIRSETESDLLRITLASIGDGIITTDTEDLITRINPAAEALTGWTNRAAIGQPLDVVFRIVHEEHRQPVECLAPGASRPVGPKGPLHPILIARDGTERLIEESCATIKNDSGESVGTALMFRDIAERRSQQAALQRSELELRDLFDNASIGLHWVGPDGTVLRVNQAELDLLGYAREDFIGRKVADFHADDDAIAEILRCLAIGESLHEYPARLRHKDGSIREVLISSNVLFENGEFIHTRCFTLDVTARNAAAAAMRESEATLRAFYDTSPACMGIVEPTAEGDLLHIYDNPASCRFFGADPGTLEGKRSLADIGVDPIELQGRLVRYAESERLGEPVHFEQRFDRPDGVRWLSATVCPIGVGPSGRTRFCFVAEDVTERKESEVRLSASEERLRLALEAGGMGVWDWNIKTGALSWTEQLEPLHGLAPGTFGGTFEAFQELILEADRPRVSEAIGRAVESGSGFNVEFRNPRPNGDIAWIAGTGRALPGTAGQSERMIGIGLDVTQRKRAQQTSQFLADASAALAVPTDLDTILQNVAALGVPYFADWISVDFLEPDGSLRRIATAHVDPRKLELAEDLHRRYPPDLSQPQGVGNILRTGQAELVPFISDDLLERSVRDVEQLRIARELGLRSYIGVPLTVRGRTLGAITFITAESGHRYDERDLAVASDLARRAGIAIENSQLYGELQKADRRKDEFLATLAHELRNPLAPISNSLALMKRAGADPDLIAQSRGAIERQLSQLVRLVDDLLDVSRITRDRLQLKRGRVELASVVHHAVDGVRHLCERAGHELTTNLPPEPVYLDADPVRLTQMLGNLLINACKYTPPGGRISLTASCGNGAVMISVRDNGVGISAEMLPQIFDLFTQADRAEGGDEGGLGIGLSLVKRLAELHQGTVTARSEGLGRGSEFELRLPILQDQSAAPAEQATSTRVERSAGRRVLVVDDNRDSADSLAMLLELEGHETQTAYDGQDALVRAESFRPELVLLDIGLPKLNGYEVCRTIREQSWGKEMVVIAQTGWGQEEDRRRSREEGFDSHLVKPIDHGALLRLLAASFPAVN from the coding sequence GTCGGCGGCCTTGGCGTCGACTACCTGCTGCTCGTGCCGACGTACACCTTCGCGATCCGCACGGAAGCGCAGGCGATCGGACTCGGGGCGTTCGTGCTGCTGGGGCTTGCAGCCATCTGGCTCGTCCATACCCAGCGCCGGGCACGAATTCGCTCGGAGACCGAGAGTGACCTGTTACGGATCACACTCGCCAGCATCGGCGATGGCATCATTACCACCGATACAGAAGACCTGATCACCAGGATCAACCCTGCCGCTGAAGCGCTCACCGGCTGGACCAATCGCGCCGCCATCGGTCAGCCACTCGACGTGGTCTTTCGCATCGTGCACGAGGAGCACCGGCAGCCGGTCGAATGCCTCGCACCCGGAGCGAGTCGGCCGGTGGGGCCCAAGGGACCACTCCATCCCATCCTGATTGCTCGGGATGGTACCGAGCGTCTCATCGAGGAGAGCTGCGCCACGATCAAGAATGACAGCGGCGAGTCGGTGGGCACCGCGCTGATGTTCCGGGATATTGCCGAGCGTCGGAGCCAGCAGGCGGCGCTGCAACGGAGTGAACTCGAACTGCGCGATCTCTTTGACAATGCCTCGATCGGCCTGCACTGGGTCGGCCCGGATGGCACCGTTCTGCGGGTCAACCAGGCGGAGCTGGACCTGCTGGGTTACGCGCGCGAGGACTTTATCGGTCGCAAGGTTGCGGACTTCCACGCCGACGATGACGCCATTGCGGAGATCCTTCGCTGCCTTGCCATCGGGGAATCCCTGCACGAATACCCCGCCCGGCTCCGGCACAAGGATGGCTCGATCCGCGAAGTGCTCATCAGCTCGAACGTGCTCTTCGAAAACGGCGAGTTCATTCATACCCGCTGCTTCACGCTCGACGTGACCGCGCGCAACGCTGCTGCGGCTGCGATGCGCGAAAGCGAGGCGACCCTCCGCGCCTTCTACGACACCTCCCCTGCCTGCATGGGAATCGTGGAGCCGACCGCCGAGGGCGACCTGCTCCACATCTACGACAATCCGGCCAGCTGCCGATTCTTCGGCGCCGATCCAGGCACGCTGGAAGGAAAGCGTTCACTCGCTGACATCGGGGTCGATCCGATAGAATTGCAAGGCCGGCTCGTCCGTTACGCCGAAAGTGAGCGGCTCGGAGAACCGGTGCACTTCGAGCAACGCTTCGATCGACCCGATGGCGTTCGCTGGCTCTCCGCGACGGTTTGCCCGATTGGGGTGGGTCCGTCGGGGCGGACGCGCTTCTGTTTTGTGGCCGAGGACGTCACTGAACGGAAGGAAAGCGAAGTGAGGCTCAGTGCCAGCGAGGAGCGACTCCGACTGGCGCTCGAGGCTGGTGGCATGGGTGTCTGGGACTGGAATATCAAGACCGGCGCGCTCTCCTGGACCGAACAGCTCGAGCCACTGCACGGACTGGCACCGGGCACTTTTGGCGGCACTTTCGAGGCGTTCCAGGAATTGATCCTCGAGGCCGATCGCCCTCGCGTGAGTGAAGCGATCGGCCGCGCCGTCGAGTCGGGCTCCGGCTTCAATGTGGAATTCCGCAACCCACGGCCGAATGGCGACATTGCCTGGATTGCCGGGACTGGGCGCGCCCTGCCTGGCACGGCGGGACAGTCGGAACGGATGATCGGCATCGGGCTCGATGTCACGCAACGCAAGCGGGCGCAGCAGACGTCGCAGTTCCTGGCCGACGCGAGCGCGGCGCTCGCGGTTCCCACCGACCTCGATACGATCCTGCAGAACGTGGCGGCCCTCGGCGTACCGTACTTTGCCGACTGGATCTCGGTCGACTTTCTCGAACCGGATGGCTCACTGCGCCGGATCGCCACGGCGCACGTGGATCCCAGGAAACTGGAACTCGCCGAGGATCTCCACCGGCGATATCCGCCGGACCTCTCGCAACCGCAGGGTGTCGGCAACATCCTCCGCACGGGTCAGGCGGAGTTGGTGCCCTTCATTTCTGACGATTTGCTGGAGCGCTCGGTCAGGGATGTCGAGCAACTGCGCATCGCTCGCGAATTGGGGCTGCGCTCCTACATCGGGGTGCCGCTCACCGTTCGCGGCAGGACCCTCGGCGCCATCACCTTCATCACGGCGGAGTCGGGACACCGATACGACGAGCGGGATCTCGCCGTCGCCAGCGACCTTGCTCGCCGCGCCGGGATCGCGATCGAGAATTCCCAGCTCTACGGCGAATTGCAGAAGGCAGATCGCCGGAAGGACGAGTTTCTGGCGACGCTTGCGCACGAGTTGCGCAATCCCCTCGCACCGATCTCCAACTCGCTGGCACTGATGAAGCGTGCTGGCGCCGACCCCGACCTTATCGCGCAGTCGCGTGGCGCGATCGAGCGTCAGCTCTCGCAGCTGGTCCGACTGGTCGACGACCTGCTCGACGTGAGCCGGATCACCCGCGACCGGCTTCAGCTCAAGCGCGGCCGGGTCGAACTGGCGTCGGTCGTGCATCATGCGGTCGACGGAGTTCGGCACTTGTGCGAGCGGGCGGGACACGAACTCACGACCAACCTGCCCCCCGAGCCGGTATACCTCGATGCCGACCCGGTGCGACTGACGCAGATGCTGGGCAACCTGTTGATCAACGCCTGCAAGTACACACCGCCGGGTGGCCGCATCTCGCTCACTGCCAGTTGTGGCAACGGCGCCGTGATGATCAGCGTCCGCGACAATGGCGTCGGGATTTCCGCCGAGATGCTGCCCCAGATCTTTGATCTCTTCACTCAGGCGGATCGTGCCGAGGGCGGTGATGAGGGCGGCCTTGGTATTGGTCTCTCACTGGTGAAACGCCTCGCCGAACTGCACCAGGGGACGGTGACTGCGCGCAGCGAAGGTCTCGGGCGCGGCAGTGAGTTCGAGCTGCGGCTCCCAATCCTGCAGGATCAGTCCGCAGCGCCGGCGGAGCAAGCGACGAGCACGCGTGTTGAGCGGAGCGCCGGGCGCAGGGTGCTGGTCGTGGACGACAATCGCGACAGTGCCGACAGTCTCGCCATGCTGCTCGAACTTGAGGGGCACGAGACGCAAACCGCCTACGACGGTCAGGACGCGCTGGTTCGGGCGGAATCGTTCAGACCGGAGCTGGTCCTGCTCGACATCGGCCTCCCCAAGCTCAACGGCTATGAAGTCTGCCGGACGATTCGGGAGCAGAGCTGGGGGAAGGAGATGGTGGTGATTGCGCAGACGGGATGGGGCCAGGAGGAGGACCGCCGTCGGTCACGCGAAGAAGGCTTCGACAGCCATCTGGTGAAGCCGATCGACCACGGCGCACTCCTGCGCCTCTTGGCCGCCTCCTTCCCGGCAGTGAACTAG